The Nomia melanderi isolate GNS246 chromosome 3, iyNomMela1, whole genome shotgun sequence genomic interval GTGTGCAAATGTGGCCGTGCGCTATACGTCGACTGGCTGGCTGGATGGTACGTAACACAGCCACCACCCACGCGACAAGagaataattcacttttattgcCCCGACTACAGCGATGCTTGAACGTCCACGGATCGAACCGTAAAACTTTTACGACGTGATTCCGCTGCCCATCCGCGAAATTTCTTCCCCTGCCAATTAATACGTGTTTCAACCCCTCGCGGCACGGAGCACCGTCGGTTTTTCGTTTCAAAACAACCTCGCTCAATTTCattgcaatttatttctattttgtattGCAATTCGTTTGAGAACATTTGACAAATATCAACATTGCGGTCATACGTGCTATGATATTGTAAATAGGTAATTATACCAAGAATTTTTAAGGACGACGAGCAATTCTTGATATCAATCTCTTTCAAATGATTTCCCCGTTACAGATGATAGcatatttccaattattaaataatttagagttttcgatatttctagttgcacataattttataaagtaggAAAAGATGATGGAGTAAAcagcaataaaaaaataaaaatgaccaTCCTTGAAGAGCTAATACTCCATTATTAGACCGCGGATTGTTGTACGTTTAAACGCGAAATTtcgtattattatcatttcaatattgACACGTTGCGATCATCGATAAGACAGTAAACTCCTGTTGAACTTCGACCCTTGTAGACCAGACGAATTTAATTTTACAGAAAAACCGGCTGTCTGTCTATTCATTACAAAGCTCGGCCACGCGAAATGCATGTTTCCCAAAATAATTATACACGGTGTATAATTATAAGGTATTAAAGTGattgaataaaactttattactaTAATGTTCAGTCCTGCTATGAGATTATCCCGACCTTTTCCTCacaagaaaaaaaaagcaaTTTCCGTTAGCGTGAAGCTGTGCATTCAACGGCTGATcatgattttaattttagtgCAGTACGCACAGAAAAGGAGACGCAATAGGAATTCTGTGCGACCCGCTATGCGCAGAAAGGGGTATTCATTCGCTCGCGTGCGAAACGCTGCATGCCGGCAAAGAAGCTGTTTTCTCCGCGCACTGGGAAGCGACGCGACTAGTATTCAAAGCTTCAAggttcgttttttttcttcctttaccATAAAAGTAGCAACTAGAAAATCTACATTCCAGTTACACTTAATCCTGTTGGAACGATGCAGCAAGACTTTTGggttttttctcgttttcgtgTTTCTGGCTCTATGCGGAAATAAAACCTGATCTATTTCAAACGTCCTATAATGTAACACATTTttcgtattaaataaatttttcaagggGAAGTTCTTCTAGCGCTGGacgtttaaatttatttgtctGTAACGAAGAATAATAGTACCATACTGATGTTCAGTAAGATAAGATGATAACGATCTTATTTTTATTCACTGAAAgttgaaagtaaaattttatgtttggtaggaaattatttataattcatatctGAAGGAGTaggtaatttcaaatgaaaatttcattcgaatcctTTCCAATGCTTTCACGCAACGTTTTATCTACGCTTAAAAAATCAGGTTATACTTTTTTTTGGGACGCCCTGTATATTGAGTAATGAACTTCGGTCGCTCGCGTAAACAGCCTCTGAAGTGGGTAAAATTTACGATTCTTTTTATGTGTGGAAAATGATTTATGGTTTTGATtcttttttttgaattttttatcattGTAGATTCACATTTTCATAAATCATCGTATGGTAAATAAAGAAAGTTTGAAAAGTTATATGTACATCGTTGATCATTTCAGTTCATACACTTATCCAAAGcctaaaagtaaaataaacatgTTGAAATTGTAAGCCGATCAGCTGAATAGTTTTTTGTTTTAACGCCAATTGgaaaaaagaatagaattttGAAATGTCCCCCACGTGAGGTAGGTACCTATTTCTCATCCTTTAAAACAATTCATCAGGTGAACTATTccgaatttcattgtttttcattAGTACAGCCAACTAACACTAAAATTTCCAAATGTGTCAAAATGGTTCTCttcaaatttcttcttttacaatcgtTGAAAACATATCAATTCTTTgccaagaaataaaattattaaacgtgTAGACTCAGTGATTCTCAAACTAACATATAAGTGAATGAAATTCCCGATAAACGCGCTGTCGTGTATgggaaaatataaaacagtcGATTCAAGTATTCCATAGGTTGAATCGTTAAGTTATCAACCGATCAGCAGGGACTAAAAGAGCACAAGAGAAAAGTTCACGAATAAATGGATTGAAATTTCAGAACGAAGACTACGGCTGAGCAGTTCGAGTCGCTCTACTGGACGGACGCGTCCGGCATGAAGCATTTCCCATCGGAGGAGGACTTCGGCAACATGATCAGGGATCTGGTCGTCAGCAAGTTGAACGTGACGCTGGCTCGGCATCAATTAGAGAGGCTGACGCGTCTTCGGACGCATCGCGTAGAAACGGAGCCGACTAGGCGACAGCTCGAGATGGAGAACCTTTGGCCGTTGCTGCAGGAGAACGAGTACCTGATCAGCATCCTTTACGAAGACAGGGACATTTTTCCGCAGCTGATTGGCACGTGCGGTACGTTCTACGCGGTCGAGTACGTAAGGCCTATCGAGACGCCCACGACGGTCCTCGCGCTATCCGATTCGAAACCGGAATGGGCGAAACGTCTGAAACTGGCTGTGATGATACTGGACCTGCTCGAGGAACTGGACACCAATTTCCCGGAGCCGATCCATCTGTGCGACGTGAAGATAAACCATTTCGGTCTGCCGCTGGGCGGCCAGAAGCTCAAGTTCCTCGACCTGGACGCCGCGTTTCCTAAAACGATTATCAGCCGTATCACGTCCGACAAGAAGGCCTGCAAGAGACACGAGGACTGCGACTACTTCGACTGCAGAACGGTCTGCTCGAAGAACAAGCGATGCGAGTCACCTGTGCTGAACAATAATTTGCAGGTAGTGTCGCGATACCAACACAGTTTGGGTTTTATGAGTCAATGATTGCttgaatttaacacgttgaccaccgGTGGTCACCCATGACaagagctttcaaattacttgaaaactgttgtcaaatcaaaatatttcgttACACGAATAACCagataatagaattattaataattaaccccAAGCACCATTTGCCTTTATTGTAAAAGAATAAGTAACATTATACAAAACGTTCTCAAAATTctgttttaaaactattttaacaATAGTTGccataattatttgtattatcatGATTGCTTCTTATAAGCATACCGCTTCAGTGCTTCCCAAGtgttcttaaataaataattagtgcgcaatattaaactatagttGGATTAAATAACGTCAAAAGCCTCAGAGTGAAAAGTCAAGAACACTTCGGGTTACAAGGGATTAAAGCTAAGTTGTTCATAAGTATTTATGATGTTTTAGATCGTGTGTGAGAAGATATTTCTCGGTTGGACTCTATCCGGAACTATCATAATACCCGGCCTACTCATGTCGGAGCACACCACCAGCACTTTGGCAGTGTTGTTACGGCAATGCGCGAACCCAGCTGGCGACATCGAGCACTTGCCCCGTGCTGCTGTTCCTGACAGCTTGAAAACACGACTGTACAATATGCTACACGAAATGGAACAGGAAATCGCCGCTTCTGTCTAGACATTAATTTCATTGGGATTTCTTTCGGCGAAATTCGCTGTTAATGGTTGGTGACTGGTTGCTCCGATGATGCTCGGAGCCACCATTCTTTGGAGCATCGCGATGAGACAATtgaacatgaaatattcaaataaaaaacgaaTTTGCTCCAGctgttaatattagaactattcCAACAAGAGAGTTAAAACGTTAAATGTTGTGTTTTTTGTAATCGTGAGGATTTTTACATCTAAAATTGCtttaaaaattgatgttttcaTTTACGTGATACAATGTATATcgcgaagaaataattttaactagttctagtgttaatcacgaATCACCGAAGATAAATGTTTCATCTAAAGTGGCCTTTAGAGTACGAACAGTCCGTACGTAGTGTCTCATTTTAATATGTTGCAAATAACGGTTAAGGAACAAATTGACTATTttcttaacaaaattattaacaacaaaaacGTTAATTTTGcgttcaaatttaatttaaattcacgaAAAGTCGAATTATTTGGTTCTCTAATggaaaatagataaaatttaaataattatttatacatacaacTATATGTAATACACACATTCACATATAGATTAGAATAAGATGCTGATAAAAGCGAATTGATTTTCCATAGTTGCAGAATTGCCTCTATGAGAAAGATCGATTATTAGAGCTTGTTGTCCCGgcctttcaaaattatttaaattaattttgaacagTAGTATAAATAAAACACAGTGCATAATAAGCACACCTCGAATCCAAAGTAGTTAGAATATAATAGATCgaagaatttttttatagattcgatagatttttatagtttcaaggAAAAGAACGATCTTTGTACTTCAAAAGTATAAGGAAATAAATGACCATTAGAGGCTAGTGATAGTAATAAGGGAAAAGATAGTAACATCGATTATTATTAACATCGAGCACAAGTATAAACTACTTTCACTTAATAGCAGCCTTATTACAGAATATTGAAATCTACTCGATACGCTTATATAGAAGCCAAAGTACAAGAGTCACTACTTTTAATATACGCCAGTACGGCTTGAGGCACTTacttaataacattaatatcgATTTAGCGCAATAAAATTGCGGAATCCATTCCGCAACCTTTATCATTAGAATATAGTATCCAATGTCAACTTTAGGAAGTTTAGATTTCTAGAAACTTCGAATTTCAAATTCGCCAGAAATTCAATGAACTCACTGGGTTGAATGaagcatttttaacaaaaagcAATCATTTGCCAATTTTTATGTATTGTTTGTGATTTCATGGAAGGCAATATTTATAAaccttattttcaaaaataaaaaattgattcctTAAAATATATCAACCCAAATTATTATTTGCATGCCCTCTTTTTTAAGTAGAGTAGAGTCTGTATTAATTTTACTCTATTTTACTCGAgtctatattattttacttgTATGTAATGTAAGTAGAGTCTGaatgtaaacaaatattaagggataattttgtattgaatatttgaatgtttttcgttgaaaataaataaaataatcaaaaattaacATGATTTTTGTAGCATCTAGTAGTGTTAAAAAGTTTCTCGAAGCTTGCGAAATAGCtagttaatattcatttttttgtaatatgaCGTTACAGATGACAGTAAAACGAGTTCATCGACACATATCATTGTCATGACTTACAAGTAACCTGAATAATGTAAAATGAATGTTGAGTTACTTCTCCAGTTTTGTGTAcaataattattcgtttttcGAAATTATAGTCTTTTTTTGCTTATAAACAAACTGGAGAAACATTGTCAACTGTTCAAATTCTATCGTTTCATATACTAAAATACATTATTGTAAAGCATATGTCGAATGACCTTGACATAATCTGTAAGGTGACCTCAAATCATTTTTCTCACTagaatcaccagatatttacatggttttgcagtatatcaattcctattaTTCTTTGTGAAACATCCTGTATATGTGTCTGTCTCATGAAATTTTTGGAATGAAGGTGTTTCGttaatgtaatttcaaaataatcaattttataaaaactttaaaagtaagattaatttttctgtgacaaaacaaaattttctctaTTAGTCATAATCGTTCCAAAACTGTcttattatagaattttcaatactaatttttagtttaattttacactaatattaatataatttaaatattttactaaaagaattgtaaataaaaattaatgaaaatatttttctgaaattaataatattttagtttcttATGGGTAATTGAGGAAGGGATTTATACCATGAAGTAAGTATAGCAATTTACTGTCATAGGGATTTTCTTCATACAAAGTTGCTTACTATACATCCGCAGTAACCTATTCAATATCACTGGTCAGTGTACTGCTTCTTCCTTGGCAAAACGAGTATTTCACGATAGGATTGTAC includes:
- the aln gene encoding divergent protein kinase domain 1C isoform X1; this translates as MNVRRLPGFMYHYKTATILVFSMVLLIVYLLLHWGIMCTNLEAWRHVSNVCSTHRKGDAIGILCDPLCAERGIHSLACETLHAGKEAVFSAHWEATRLVFKASRTKTTAEQFESLYWTDASGMKHFPSEEDFGNMIRDLVVSKLNVTLARHQLERLTRLRTHRVETEPTRRQLEMENLWPLLQENEYLISILYEDRDIFPQLIGTCGTFYAVEYVRPIETPTTVLALSDSKPEWAKRLKLAVMILDLLEELDTNFPEPIHLCDVKINHFGLPLGGQKLKFLDLDAAFPKTIISRITSDKKACKRHEDCDYFDCRTVCSKNKRCESPVLNNNLQIVCEKIFLGWTLSGTIIIPGLLMSEHTTSTLAVLLRQCANPAGDIEHLPRAAVPDSLKTRLYNMLHEMEQEIAASV
- the aln gene encoding divergent protein kinase domain 1C isoform X2; translated protein: MSTHRKGDAIGILCDPLCAERGIHSLACETLHAGKEAVFSAHWEATRLVFKASRTKTTAEQFESLYWTDASGMKHFPSEEDFGNMIRDLVVSKLNVTLARHQLERLTRLRTHRVETEPTRRQLEMENLWPLLQENEYLISILYEDRDIFPQLIGTCGTFYAVEYVRPIETPTTVLALSDSKPEWAKRLKLAVMILDLLEELDTNFPEPIHLCDVKINHFGLPLGGQKLKFLDLDAAFPKTIISRITSDKKACKRHEDCDYFDCRTVCSKNKRCESPVLNNNLQIVCEKIFLGWTLSGTIIIPGLLMSEHTTSTLAVLLRQCANPAGDIEHLPRAAVPDSLKTRLYNMLHEMEQEIAASV